GCGACGTCGCGCTGATCTCGCTCGGTGTCGCGACGCTGGCCGAAATTCTGGGTGACAAGATCCCGGTGGTGGATCACGTGCTCGACGCCGTCGGGCTCGCGGTGCGACCGCTCGCGGCCGCGTTCGGCTCGTTCGCGCTGCTTCAGGGCGTGCCGGAGCCCTGGAGCGCGTTGATCGCGATTACGCTCGGCGGCTTCGCGCTGGGCGTGCAGGGCGTCAAGGCGAAGGCGCGGCTCGGAAGCAGCGCACTGACGCTCGGAACCGCGAACCCGCTGCTCTCGTTCGCCGAGGATGCGCTCGCGCTGCTCGGCACCGCCCTGGCGCTGCTCGCGCCGATCGTCGCGCTGATCGGCGTGCTGCTGGTCCTGGCGTGGGTCACTCGCCGCGCGTCACGGCGCCCGCAGGACGCTGCCCGGCCGCTCGCCACAAGGCCGTGATCTGCCGCCCGCGGTCGCAGGTTTCGATCCGCGGCCGCGCTTCGCTATCCTGCGCGACGTGAACGAACGCGATCCGCAGGCCTTCGCCCGACTCCTCGAAGTGTGCCGGCGTCTGCGCGGCCCCGACGGGTGCCCGTGGGACCGGGAGCAGACGCTCGAATCGATGACGCCGTACCTGATCGAGGAAGCGGCCGAGGCGAGCGATGCGGTCGGCTCGGGAAAACCCGAGGACATCGCGGAAGAACTCGGAGATCTCGCGTTCCTTTCGATCTTCTGCCTCGAGCTGCTCGGCGAGCGCTCTCCGCTGGGTCTCGCGGCCGCTCTCGACCTGGCGTCCGACAAGCTGATCCGCCGCCATCCGCACGTCTATGGAGACGCAACGGTCGAAGACGGCGAGGGCGCCTACCGCCAGTGGCAGGAGATCAAGAAGGCCGAAAAGGGTTCGCGACCCGAGCACGTCTCGCTGCTCGGAGAACAGCCCAAGGGAATGCCGGCGCTGGTCTCCGCATTTCGGATTCAGGAGAAAGCGGCCGCGGTCGGCTTCGACTGGCCCGAGGCACGCGGGGCACTCGCCAAGGTTCGTGAGGAGATCGCCGAGATCGAAGCCGAAGTGGGCGGCGACACGACGCCCGCACTCGCGCGCGAGGTCGGCGATCTGCTGTTCTCGGTCGTCAATCTCGCGCGCAAGCTGAAGGTCGACCCCGAACGCGAGCTGCGCGCCGCGAGCCACCGCTTTCGCGATCGGTTTCACCACATCGAGCAGCGCCTCGCTGAGGGCGGGCGCACGCCGTCACAAGCGACGCTCGAAGAGATGGACGCCCTCTGGGAGGAGGCCAAGCGCGCACTCGCGGCTCGGCCCACGGACCGATGACCGACACCCTGCCTTCACGCCACGCAGCGCTGTTCCTGCAGCTCGTGCTCTCGCTCCAGCAGTCCGGAATGATGGCGCTCGGCAAGCTCATGAATCCGATGACGCGCAAGCTCGAGCGCAATCTGGAGGCGGCGCGCGAAACCATCGATCTGATCGAGGCGCTCGAGGCGAGGACCCGCGGAAACCTCGAGCCCGACGAGGCGCGCGTGCTCCAGCAGGTCCTGACCGAGATGCGGATGAACTATCTCGACGAGATCAAGAAGGGCGCTACAGCGCCTGAAGCACCGCGCACTTGAGGTAGTGGGTCTCCGGCACTGCGAGCAGCTG
This window of the Candidatus Eisenbacteria bacterium genome carries:
- a CDS encoding DUF1844 domain-containing protein, whose protein sequence is MTDTLPSRHAALFLQLVLSLQQSGMMALGKLMNPMTRKLERNLEAARETIDLIEALEARTRGNLEPDEARVLQQVLTEMRMNYLDEIKKGATAPEAPRT
- the mazG gene encoding nucleoside triphosphate pyrophosphohydrolase, with the protein product MNERDPQAFARLLEVCRRLRGPDGCPWDREQTLESMTPYLIEEAAEASDAVGSGKPEDIAEELGDLAFLSIFCLELLGERSPLGLAAALDLASDKLIRRHPHVYGDATVEDGEGAYRQWQEIKKAEKGSRPEHVSLLGEQPKGMPALVSAFRIQEKAAAVGFDWPEARGALAKVREEIAEIEAEVGGDTTPALAREVGDLLFSVVNLARKLKVDPERELRAASHRFRDRFHHIEQRLAEGGRTPSQATLEEMDALWEEAKRALAARPTDR
- a CDS encoding DUF4126 domain-containing protein translates to MDFQPATLLAIASGVVIAATCGLRAFLPLFALGLVARFTALPLHEATGWLRSDVALISLGVATLAEILGDKIPVVDHVLDAVGLAVRPLAAAFGSFALLQGVPEPWSALIAITLGGFALGVQGVKAKARLGSSALTLGTANPLLSFAEDALALLGTALALLAPIVALIGVLLVLAWVTRRASRRPQDAARPLATRP